In Burkholderia sp. NRF60-BP8, a single window of DNA contains:
- a CDS encoding Spy/CpxP family protein refolding chaperone → MKKISLTLATLVVAASAFAQTPAQPQAPAQAPATTAAASAPSAEQRAARHEARIEQRIKYLHDQLKITSAQEPQWKTFADTMRDNGATMGRLYGERIAKHDVSALDDMKQYAELSQANADGAKKLADAFAPLYESFPAEQKALADTTFRNWLHHGGEHRGKGRTKGKEGNAAAAPAASAPAQP, encoded by the coding sequence ATGAAGAAAATCTCGCTCACCCTCGCTACGCTCGTCGTTGCAGCCAGCGCGTTCGCGCAAACCCCAGCGCAGCCGCAAGCGCCCGCCCAGGCGCCGGCCACGACGGCCGCGGCGTCGGCCCCGAGCGCCGAACAGCGCGCGGCACGCCACGAAGCGCGCATCGAGCAGCGCATCAAGTACCTGCACGACCAGTTGAAGATCACGTCGGCGCAGGAGCCGCAATGGAAGACGTTCGCCGATACGATGCGCGACAACGGCGCAACGATGGGCCGTCTCTACGGCGAACGGATCGCCAAGCACGACGTGTCCGCGCTCGACGACATGAAGCAGTACGCGGAACTGTCGCAGGCGAACGCCGACGGCGCGAAGAAGCTCGCCGACGCCTTCGCGCCGCTCTACGAGAGCTTCCCGGCCGAGCAGAAGGCGCTGGCCGACACGACCTTCCGCAACTGGCTGCACCACGGCGGCGAGCACCGCGGCAAGGGCAGGACGAAGGGCAAGGAAGGCAACGCGGCCGCCGCGCCGGCCGCGAGCGCTCCCGCGCAGCCCTGA
- a CDS encoding Lrp/AsnC family transcriptional regulator: MRPPRLDQLDDLDRQLVALLQADARASVADLARQLDVARTTVVARIARLERTNVIAGYSVRLGQDVLDASIYAYVGIILTPKFGKDVLRKLDRMPEVQLLCAVSGEYDYVAWLRADSPERLNDLLDQIGTLEGVERTTTSIILSRKIDRGTIGG, from the coding sequence ATGCGCCCACCCCGCCTCGATCAACTTGACGATCTCGACCGGCAACTCGTCGCGCTGCTGCAAGCCGATGCGCGCGCCAGCGTCGCGGATCTCGCGCGTCAGCTCGACGTGGCGCGCACGACGGTCGTCGCACGCATCGCGCGTCTCGAACGCACCAACGTGATCGCCGGATACAGCGTGCGACTGGGGCAGGACGTGCTCGACGCCAGCATCTATGCGTACGTCGGCATCATCCTTACGCCGAAGTTCGGCAAGGACGTATTGCGCAAGCTCGACCGGATGCCGGAAGTCCAGCTGCTGTGCGCGGTGAGCGGCGAGTACGACTACGTCGCGTGGCTGCGCGCCGATTCGCCCGAACGGCTCAACGATCTGCTCGACCAGATCGGCACGCTCGAAGGCGTCGAGCGCACGACGACGTCGATCATCCTGTCGCGCAAGATCGATCGCGGCACGATCGGCGGCTGA
- a CDS encoding saccharopine dehydrogenase family protein: MKIAIVGAGLIGHTIAHMLRETGDYEVVAFDRDADALAKLSREGIATQRVDSADANAIREAVKGFDALVNALPYYLAVNVAAAAKAAGVHYFDLTEDVRATHAIRELADGSDRAFMPQCGLAPGFIGIAAHELVNGFSEVRDVKMRVGALPEYPTNALKYNLTWSVDGLINEYCQPCEAIRDGRKQWVQPLEGLEHFSLDGTEYEAFNTSGGLGTLCETLSGKVETLDYKSVRYPGHRELVQFLLEDLRLSTDRDTLKSIMRRAVPSTKQDVVLVFVTVTGVKDGQLVQDVFTRKIFAKDVCGMHMSAIQITTAGAMCAVLDLFREKKLPQSGFIPQEKVSLKAFLSNRFGKLYDGGTMERVHAVA; encoded by the coding sequence ATGAAAATCGCCATCGTCGGCGCAGGTCTGATCGGCCACACCATTGCTCACATGCTGCGTGAAACGGGCGACTACGAAGTCGTCGCGTTCGACCGCGACGCGGATGCGCTCGCGAAGCTGTCGCGCGAAGGCATTGCGACGCAGCGGGTCGATTCGGCCGATGCGAATGCGATTCGCGAAGCAGTGAAGGGCTTCGATGCGCTCGTCAACGCGCTGCCGTACTATCTCGCGGTCAACGTGGCCGCCGCCGCGAAGGCTGCCGGCGTTCACTACTTCGATCTGACCGAGGACGTGCGCGCCACGCACGCGATCCGCGAACTGGCCGACGGCTCCGATCGCGCGTTCATGCCGCAGTGCGGCCTCGCGCCGGGCTTCATCGGCATCGCCGCGCACGAGCTCGTGAACGGTTTCAGCGAAGTGCGCGACGTGAAGATGCGCGTCGGCGCGCTGCCCGAATATCCGACCAACGCGCTGAAGTACAACCTCACGTGGAGCGTCGATGGTCTGATCAACGAATACTGTCAGCCGTGCGAAGCGATCCGCGACGGCCGCAAGCAATGGGTGCAGCCGCTCGAAGGCCTCGAACACTTCTCGCTCGACGGCACCGAATACGAAGCGTTCAACACGTCGGGCGGCCTCGGCACGCTGTGCGAAACGCTGTCGGGCAAGGTCGAGACGCTCGACTACAAGTCGGTGCGCTATCCGGGCCACCGCGAGCTCGTGCAGTTCCTGCTGGAAGACCTGCGCCTGTCGACCGACCGCGACACGCTGAAGTCGATCATGCGCCGCGCGGTGCCGTCGACGAAGCAGGACGTCGTGCTCGTGTTCGTCACGGTGACGGGCGTGAAGGACGGCCAGCTGGTGCAGGACGTGTTCACGCGCAAGATCTTCGCGAAGGACGTGTGCGGGATGCACATGAGCGCGATCCAGATCACGACGGCCGGCGCGATGTGCGCGGTGCTGGATCTGTTCCGCGAAAAGAAGCTGCCGCAGAGCGGTTTCATCCCGCAGGAAAAGGTGTCGCTGAAGGCGTTCCTGTCGAACCGCTTCGGCAAGCTGTACGACGGCGGCACGATGGAGCGCGTGCACGCGGTCGCCTGA
- a CDS encoding PGDYG domain-containing protein produces the protein MLELKQLDLRTDPQARRVVKDETVAVSFAQADGELMSLEGPNRYAVGDALITGSTGDRWVVSRARFDAKYLPADPALAHGAPGAYRNRPAVVLARRMDEPFTIARSENGDTLRGVAGDWVMQYAPGDYGVVQAQRFAQVYRDA, from the coding sequence ATGCTCGAACTCAAGCAACTCGATCTGCGTACCGATCCGCAGGCCCGTCGCGTCGTCAAGGACGAAACCGTCGCCGTGTCGTTCGCGCAGGCCGACGGCGAACTGATGAGCCTCGAAGGCCCGAACCGTTATGCTGTGGGCGACGCACTGATCACCGGCTCGACCGGCGACCGCTGGGTCGTGTCGCGCGCGCGCTTCGACGCCAAATACCTGCCCGCCGATCCGGCGCTCGCGCACGGTGCGCCGGGCGCTTACCGCAACCGGCCGGCCGTCGTGCTCGCACGCCGGATGGACGAGCCGTTCACGATCGCCCGCTCGGAGAACGGCGACACGCTGCGCGGCGTCGCCGGCGACTGGGTGATGCAATACGCGCCGGGCGACTACGGCGTCGTGCAGGCGCAGCGCTTCGCGCAGGTCTATCGCGACGCGTAA